A region of Ochotona princeps isolate mOchPri1 chromosome 2, mOchPri1.hap1, whole genome shotgun sequence DNA encodes the following proteins:
- the PPCS gene encoding phosphopantothenate--cysteine ligase isoform X1, whose product MAERDLAAEFPRPAGAARWAEVMARFAARLGAQGRRVVLVTSGGTKVPLEARPVRFLDNFSSGRRGATSAEAFLAAGYGVLFLYRARSAFPFAHRFPPQTWLSALRPSGPAHSGLLSLEAEEKALPGFAAALQSYQEAEAAGTFLAVEFTTLADYLHLLQAAAQALNPLGSSAMFYLAAAVSDFYVPVSEMPEHKIQSSGGPLQITMKMVPKMLSPLVKDWAPKAFIISFKLETDPSIVINRARNALEVYRHQVVVANILESLQSFVVIVTKDSETKLLLSEEEVEKGIAIEQKIVDNLQARHTAFISEKN is encoded by the exons ATGGCGGAAAGGGACTTGGCCGCCGAGTTCCCCCGGCCTGCCGGTGCTGCGCGCTGGGCCGAGGTTATGGCTCGCTTCGCGGCCAGGCTGGGCGCTCAGGGCCGGCGGGTGGTGTTGGTCACGTCAGGCGGCACCAAGGTCCCGTTGGAAGCACGACCAGTACGCTTTTTGGACAACTTCAGCAGCGGGCGGCGCGGTGCCACCTCGGCCGAGGCCTTCCTAGCTGCGGGCTATGGGGTCCTGTTCCTGTACCGCGCTCGCTCCGCCTTCCCCTTTGCCCACCGCTTCCcgccccagacctggctgtcgGCCCTGCGGCCCTCGGGCCCGGCGCACTCGGGCTTGCTGAGTCTGGAAGCCGAGGAGAAGGCGCTGCCGGGCTTCGCCGCGGCTCTGCAGAGCTACCAGGAGGCAGAGGCTGCCGGCACCTTCCTGGCGGTGGAGTTCACCACTTTGGCGGACTATCTGCATCTGCTGCAGGCGGCAGCCCAGGCGCTCAACCCGCTAG GCTCCTCTGCGATGTTTTACCTGGCTGCGGCCGTGTCCGATTTCTATGTTCCCGTCTCTGAAATGCCTGAGCACAAGATCCAGTCATCGGGGGGCCCACTGCAG ATAACAATGAAGATGGTGCCAAAAATGCTTTCTCCTTTGGTTAAAGATTGGGCTCCCAAagcatttattatttcctttaagTTGGAGACTGACCCCTCCATCGTAATTAATCGTGCTCGGAACGCTTTGGAAGTTTACCGGCATCAAGTGGTGGTGGCTAATATCCTTGAGTCACTACAGTCCTTTGTGGTTATTGTAACCAAAGACTCAGAAACCAAATTGTTGCTATCAGAGGAAGAAGTAGAAAAAGGCATAGCGATAGAACAGAAGATAGTGGATAACCTTCAGGCTCGACACACAGCTTTTATAAGTGagaaaaactga